A window from Taeniopygia guttata chromosome 10, bTaeGut7.mat, whole genome shotgun sequence encodes these proteins:
- the DAPK2 gene encoding death-associated protein kinase 2 isoform X1 — MAFFKQQNVEDIYEVEEELGSGQFAIVKKCREKSTGVEYAAKFIKKRQSQASRRGVSREEIEREVTILQQILHVNIVKLHDIYENKTDVVLILELVSGGELFDFLAQKESLSEEEATQFIKQILDGVNYLHSKKIAHFDLKPENIMLLDKNIPIPHIKLIDFGLAHKIEDGVEFKSIFGTPEFVAPEIINYEPLGLAADMWSIGVITYILLSGASPFLGETKQETLSNITAVNYDFDEEFFSNTSDLAKDFIQKLLVKDTRKRLTIQEALSHPWIMLKDETKVQENKKVENTQLKTKHLREYTIKCHSSMPPNNTYINFEHFARIVEDISRVEQGFITLAASHNSLQEDIDVLLSIYNEKEAWYKEESESVRHTLSQLKYEYRKMESLKRHLYDDSEAVSASLAGMCGKYAELQSQYESLRQELSEEIKWIQDLMSSFQRENETCVNGNFDSVFNKDINESLMELLNRSCCEKFLAGLNLDATVSHQ; from the exons TGGCCAGTTTGCTATAGTGAAGAAGTGTCGAGAGAAAAGCACAGGGGTGGAATACGCTGCCAAGTTCATCAAGAAGCGCCAGAGCCAGGCCAGCCGGCGCGGTGTGAGCCGGGAGGAGATTGAGCGTGAGGTCACCATTCTGCAGCAGATCCTGCACGTCAACATCGTCAAGCTGCACGACATCTATGAGAACAAGACAGATGTGGTCCTCATTTTGGAGCT GGTTTCTGGAGGAGAACTTTTTGACTTCCTGGCACAGAAGGAGTCTTTGAGTGAAGAGGAAGCAACCCAGTTCATCAAGCAGATTTTGGATGGTGTGAATTATCTTCACTCTAAGAAAATTGCTCACTTTGATCTAAAG CCTGAAAACATCATGCTTCTAGACAAGAATATCCCTATTCCGCACATCAAACTCATTGACTTTGGCCTGGCTCACAAAATAGAGGATGGAGTTGAATTTAAAAGCATATTTGGAACTCCAGAATTCGTAG CTCCAGAAATTATAAACTATGAACCACTTGGACTAGCTGCAGACATGTG gaGCATAGGAGTCATCACCTACATACT GCTTAGTGGTGCATCACCTTTCCTTGGAGAAACTAAACAAGAAACACTTTCCAACATCACAGCTGTGAATTATGATTTTGATGAAGAATTTTTCAGCAATACTAGTGACCTGGCAAAAGACTTTATTCAGAAACTACTGGTGAAGGATACACG gAAGCGGCTTACAATTCAGGAAGCTCTGTCTCATCCATGGATAATG CTGAAAGATGAAACCAAAGTCCAGGAAAACAAGAAGGTGGAGAACACACAGCTGAAGACAAAACACCTGAGGGAGTACACCATAAAGTGCCACTCGAGCATGCCCCCCAACAACACCTACATCAACTTTGAGCACTTTGCCCGCATTGTAGAGGACATTTCCCGTGTGGAGCAGGGTTTCATCACGTTGGCTGCATCCCACAATTCCTTGCAGGAGGACATAGATGTTCTGCTTTCCATTTATAATGAGAAAGAAGCTTGGTATAAAGAAGAGAGTGAAAGTGTGAGGCACACGCTGTCCCAGCTGAAGTATGAATACCGTAAAATGGAGTCCCTGAAAAGGCATTTGTATGATGATAGTGAGGCTGTCAGTGCCAGTCTCGCAGGCATGTGCGGGAAATACgctgagctgcagagccagTATGAGTCCCTTAGACAGGAACTTTCTGAGGAAATCAAGTGGATACAGGATTTAATGAGCAGTTTTCAACGGGAAAATGAAACCTGTGTGAATGGAAACTTTGACTCTGTTTTCAACAAAGATATTAATGAATCACTAATGGAGCTGTTAAATAGATCGTGCTGTGAAAAATTCCTTGCAGGGTTGAATCTTGATGCGACAGTATCCCATCAGTAA